Proteins encoded by one window of Channa argus isolate prfri chromosome 13, Channa argus male v1.0, whole genome shotgun sequence:
- the edem2 gene encoding ER degradation-enhancing alpha-mannosidase-like protein 2 — protein sequence MRGPVCVALLVWLLNDAATREFSEEQMAAIRQRIKSMFYHAYNSYLDNAFPYDELRPLTCDGQDTWGSFSLTLIDALDTLLVLGNRTEFQRVASLLQDTVDFDIDVNASVFETNIRVVGGLLSAHLLAGRAGMELEPGWPCSGPLLRMAEDAARKLLPAFQTPTGMPYGTVNLLHGVSPTETPVTCTAGVGTFILEFATLSRLTGDPTFEDVARRALRALWKTRSDIGLVGNHIDILSRKWVAQDAGIGAGVDSYFEYLVKGAIMLMDEELLNMFQEYDRAIQNYTRFDDWYLWVQMHKGTVSMPVFQSLEAFWPGLQSLLGNLDSAVRTFQNYYSVWRQFGGLPEFYSIPQGYTVDKREGYPLRPELIESAMYLFRATGDHTYLQLGLDALESIERIARTPCGYASVKDLRDHQLDNRMESFFLAETVKYLYLLFDPTHFLHGGGSEAGSWEEGGEGGQCVLGAGGFIFNTEAHPLDPAALYCCSRHAEDRQELRDILLSLSQPTEKSGHQSIPPTRQTEDPPPSQSESIALKPGEKKTLPPLSCPVQPFSARLSVMGQVFTDNT from the exons ATGCGCGGCCCCGTGTGTGTGGCGCTGCTTGTCTGGCTGCTGAACGACGCAGCTACTCGCGAGTTCAGCGAGGAGCAGATGGCTGCGATCAG GCAGCGCATAAAGTCCATGTTCTATCACGCCTACAACAGTTATCTCGACAACGCCTTCCCCTATGACGAGCTCCGCCCACTCACCTGTGATGGACAGGACACGTGGGGCAG TTTCTCGCTCACTCTGATTGATGCTCTGGACACTCTACTG GTTTTGGGAAACCGTACAGAGTTTCAGCGTGTGGCGTCTCTCCTCCAAGACACTGTGGATTTCGACATTGACGTCAACGCTTCTGTGTTTGAAACCAACATTCGAG TGGTGGGAGGTCTGCTGTCGGCCCACCTTTTGGCAGGGAGGGCGGGGATGGAGCTGGAGCCGGGCTGGCCCTGTTCAGGACCGCTGCTGAGGATGGCTGAGGATGCCGCCAGGAAGCTGCTACCTG CGTTCCAGACTCCCACTGGGATGCCGTATGGCACCGTGAACCTGCTGCATGGTGTCAGTCCCACTGAAACGCCCGTGACCTGTACGGCTGGCGTGGGAACCTTCATCCTGGAGTTCGCCACATTGAGTCGCCTAACAGGAGATCCAACCTTCGAGGATGTGGCCCGCCGAGCTCTTAGGGCCCTGTGGAAGACCAGATCAGACATTGGACTG GTGGGGAACCACATTGACATCCTGTCCAGGAAGTGGGTGGCTCAGGATGCCGGCATCGGAGCAGGGGTCGACTCCTACTTTGAGTATCTTGTGAAAGGAGCAATAATGCTGATGGATGAGGAGCTGCTCAACATGTTCCAAG AGTATGATCGAGCCATTCAGAACTACACTCGCTTCGACGACTGGTACCTGTGGGTCCAGATGCATAAAGGAACTGTCTCCATGCCGGTTTTCCAGTCTCTGGAGGCCTTCTGGCCCGGCCTGCAA TCTCTGCTGGGGAACTTGGACAGTGCAGTCAGAACCTTCCAGAACTATTACTCTGTATGGAGACAGTTCGGAGGTCTCCCTGAGTTTTACAGCATCCCTCAGGGTTACACTGTGGACAAGAGGGAAGGATACCCACTGAGACCAG AGTTAATAGAAAGCGCCATGTACCTGTTCAGGGCCACAGGTGACCACACCTACCTCCAGCTGGGCCTCGACGCTCTGGAGTCCATAGAGAGGATCGCCAGGACACCCTGTGGATATGCTAGT GTGAAAGACCTGCGCGATCACCAGCTGGACAACAGGATGGAGTCCTTCTTTCTAGCTGAAACTGTCAAGTACCTTTACCTGCTCTTTGACCCCACCCACTTCCTGCACGGTGGGGGGTCAGAGGCTGGATCTTGGGAGGAGGGCGGTGAGGGAGGACAGTGTGTTTTAGGAGCGGGGGGGTTCATCTTCAACACGGAGGCTCACCCTCTGGACCCGGCAGCACTGTACTGCTGTAGCCGTCACGCTGAGGACCGACAGGAGCTGAGGGACATCCTGCTCAGTCTCTCACAGCCCACAGAGAAGTCGGGCCACCAATCAATACCACCcaccagacagacagaagacCCTCCCCCCAGTCAATCAGAGAGCATCGCTCTGAAACCAGGAGAGAAGAAGACCCTCCCCCCGCTGTCCTGCCCCGTTCAGCCGTTCAGTGCTCGACTCTCCGTCATGGGACAAGTTTTCACAGACAACACCTGA
- the LOC137139937 gene encoding macrophage mannose receptor 1-like isoform X2 gives MDKILLDIIIAALGLFPVSSHAERQYHFIYEQKNLPEARSYCRDKYTDLATIETMEDMNRLTAMADLSQMIYTKDSHEAWIGLYDDVNSWRWSLADPRFYKPGEAENRIWSSGEPNNLNSKEQCTQIYNGLWFDQNCEDSLFSVCSNVSGSNVKFVLVTTSMTWTQAQTYCRTHYTDLASVRNQNENQNILGLVPSGQRVWIGLFRDSWKWFDGSSSSFMYWRTTTKEPNNTQKKETCVAANFAASGQWEDWKCDYRKAFICYSVVLFKRVVKVTLEKQSSSLNLNDPAVMDDSLKQLQLRLKDKGLNGDIRLSWVKQSDGKVFNAEQNTED, from the exons ATGGACAAAATTCTTCTGGATATCATCATTGCTGCATTGG GGCTGTTTCCTGTCTCATCACACGCTGAGCGTCAGTACCACTTCATTTATGAGCAGAAGAACCTGCCTGAAGCTCGGAGTTACTGCAGAGACAAATACACAGACCTGGCCACTATAGAGACCATGGAGGACATGAACAGGCTGACTGCCATGGCCGATTTAAGCCAAATGATCTATACAAAAGACAGTCAT GAAGCCTGGATAGGGCTGTACGATGACGTGAACAGCTGGAGGTGGTCGCTGGCAGATCCACGTTTCTATAAACCTGGAGAAGCTGAAAACAGGATCTGGTCGAGTGGAGAACCAAACAATTTAAACAGTAAAGAACAGTGCACACAGATATATAATGGATTATGGTTCGATCAAAACTGTGAAGATTCTCTTTTTTCAGTCTGCTCCAATGTCAGCG gGTCAAATGTGAAATTTGTCCTCGTCACAACTTCCATGACATGGACCCAGGCCCAGACCTACTGCAGAACACACTACACAGACCTGGCCAGTGTGAGGAATCAGAATGAGAACCAGAATATATTAGGTCTGGTACCTTCAGGACAAAGAGTCTGGATCGGCCTTTTCAGAGACTCCTGGAAGTGGTTTGATGGAAGTTCCTCCTCATTTATGTACTGGAGAACAACCACGAAAGAACCAAATAACACTCAGAAGAAGGAAACTTGTGTGGCAGCAAACTTTGCTGCGTCTGGACAATGGGAGGACTGGAAATGTGATTACAGGAAAGCATTTATTTGCTACAGTG ttgttttattCAAGCGAGTGGTGAAAGTGACGTTGGAGAAACAAAGCTCGTCTCTGAATCTGAATGATCCTGCTGTGATGGACGACTCCTTAAAGCAG CTCCAACTAAGGTTGAAGGACAAAGGACTGAATGGAGACATCAGACTGAGCTGGGTGAAGCAGTCAGATGGAAAAGTCTTCAACGCGGAGCAGAACACAGAGGACTGA
- the LOC137139937 gene encoding macrophage mannose receptor 1-like isoform X1, whose translation MASGNGLISILVLLDLSAAFDTIDHNILLQRLEHEIGITGTELGLFPVSSHAERQYHFIYEQKNLPEARSYCRDKYTDLATIETMEDMNRLTAMADLSQMIYTKDSHEAWIGLYDDVNSWRWSLADPRFYKPGEAENRIWSSGEPNNLNSKEQCTQIYNGLWFDQNCEDSLFSVCSNVSGSNVKFVLVTTSMTWTQAQTYCRTHYTDLASVRNQNENQNILGLVPSGQRVWIGLFRDSWKWFDGSSSSFMYWRTTTKEPNNTQKKETCVAANFAASGQWEDWKCDYRKAFICYSVVLFKRVVKVTLEKQSSSLNLNDPAVMDDSLKQLQLRLKDKGLNGDIRLSWVKQSDGKVFNAEQNTED comes from the exons atggcctcaggtaatggactcatctctatacttgttcttttagatcttagtgctgcatttgataccattgatcataacattttattacagagactggaacatgaaattggaattacaggaactgaactag GGCTGTTTCCTGTCTCATCACACGCTGAGCGTCAGTACCACTTCATTTATGAGCAGAAGAACCTGCCTGAAGCTCGGAGTTACTGCAGAGACAAATACACAGACCTGGCCACTATAGAGACCATGGAGGACATGAACAGGCTGACTGCCATGGCCGATTTAAGCCAAATGATCTATACAAAAGACAGTCAT GAAGCCTGGATAGGGCTGTACGATGACGTGAACAGCTGGAGGTGGTCGCTGGCAGATCCACGTTTCTATAAACCTGGAGAAGCTGAAAACAGGATCTGGTCGAGTGGAGAACCAAACAATTTAAACAGTAAAGAACAGTGCACACAGATATATAATGGATTATGGTTCGATCAAAACTGTGAAGATTCTCTTTTTTCAGTCTGCTCCAATGTCAGCG gGTCAAATGTGAAATTTGTCCTCGTCACAACTTCCATGACATGGACCCAGGCCCAGACCTACTGCAGAACACACTACACAGACCTGGCCAGTGTGAGGAATCAGAATGAGAACCAGAATATATTAGGTCTGGTACCTTCAGGACAAAGAGTCTGGATCGGCCTTTTCAGAGACTCCTGGAAGTGGTTTGATGGAAGTTCCTCCTCATTTATGTACTGGAGAACAACCACGAAAGAACCAAATAACACTCAGAAGAAGGAAACTTGTGTGGCAGCAAACTTTGCTGCGTCTGGACAATGGGAGGACTGGAAATGTGATTACAGGAAAGCATTTATTTGCTACAGTG ttgttttattCAAGCGAGTGGTGAAAGTGACGTTGGAGAAACAAAGCTCGTCTCTGAATCTGAATGATCCTGCTGTGATGGACGACTCCTTAAAGCAG CTCCAACTAAGGTTGAAGGACAAAGGACTGAATGGAGACATCAGACTGAGCTGGGTGAAGCAGTCAGATGGAAAAGTCTTCAACGCGGAGCAGAACACAGAGGACTGA